The Amblyraja radiata isolate CabotCenter1 chromosome 1, sAmbRad1.1.pri, whole genome shotgun sequence genome contains a region encoding:
- the LOC116983080 gene encoding 52 kDa repressor of the inhibitor of the protein kinase-like, producing the protein MASSSKCSSHCSAINCSNRKSKRPELSFFRFPDKKERCQRWVQNTRRQDLLHRTTEYLSANCCLCSLHFELDQFSNKQTKNRLNWNAVPTLFDIPNPPKRLSSQRRLLKRTNENLPSSPTPLKQQRVPHNIQAEHSYCSAADKVPREEPSSVSTTPETPDLQITPNVNDSRALKKDFIG; encoded by the exons atggcgtcctcatctaaatgttcatctcactgctctgctatcaattgttctaatcgtaaatctaaacgaccagagctgtcattctttaggttccccgataaaaaagaaag atgtcaacggtgggtccagaatactcgtcgacaagatctcctacacCGAACTACGGAGTACTTGTCAGCCAACTGTTGTCTTTGTTCTTTACACTTTGAACTTGACCAGTTTTCCAACAAGCAGACCAAGAACAGGCTAAATTGGAATGCAGTTCCAACGCTCTTCGACATTCCTAACCCGCCGAAACGTCTGTCTTCCCAACGCAGGTTACTCAAGAGGACGAATGAGAACCTCCCATCCTCACCAACGCCTTTAAAACAGCAAAGAG TGCCACACAACATACAGGCAGAACATTCTTACTGCTCAGCTGCAGACAAAGTTCCGCGGGAAGAACCCAGCAGTGTCTCTACAACTCCTGAAACACCTGATCTTCAAATCACACCAAATGTAAATGACAGCAGAGCTCTGAAGAAG GATTTTATTGGTTAA